A segment of the Streptomyces diastaticus subsp. diastaticus genome:
CTTGTCGTCGGCGAAGGACAGGAAACCACCGTGCACCGCGGCCGCGACGGTCTTGCCGTCGGCGGTGCGGATGGTCACGGGGCCCGATTCCAGCACACCCAGCAGCGGCTGGTGACCGGGCATGATGCCGACGTCGCCGGTGGTCAGACGTGCCACGACCAGGGTGGCCTCGCCGGACCAGACGCTGCGGTCCGCGGCGACCAGCTCGACATGCAGCTCAGCAGCCAAGAGGGGCTCCTCGGGTCACCACCCGGCGGGTCGGCCGGGTGTTGGGACGAATTCTAGTGGGCTCCGGACGGAGGCCGGCGGCCGCCCCGCGAGGGGCGGGCCGCGGCCCTCCGTCCGGTCGGGTCGAGGGGCCGGTCACCCGGCCCGCCGACTTCAGGAGACGCCCAGCTCCTTGGCGTTGGCCTTCAGGTCCTCGATGCCACCGCAGAGGAAGAACGCCTGCTCGGGGAAGTGGTCGTACTCGCCGTCGCAGATCGCGTTGAACGCGGCGATCGACTCGTCGAGCGGCACGTCCGAACCGTCCACGCCGGTGAACTGCTTGGCGACGTGGGTGTTCTGCGAGAGGAAGCGCTCGACACGGCGGGCACGCGTGACGACCAGCTTGTCCTCCTCGCCCAGCTCGTCCATGCCGAGGATGGCGATGATGTCCTGGAGGTCCTTGTACTTCTGGAGGATCCCCTTGACGCGCATCGCGGCCTCGTAGTGGTCCTTCGCGATGTACCGCGGGTCCAGGATGCGGGACGTCGAGTCCAGCGGGTCCACCGCCGGGTAGATGCCCTTCTCCGAGATCGGGCGCGACAGCACGGTCGTCGCGTCCAGGTGGGCGAAGGTGGTGGCCGGGGCCGGGTCGGTCAGGTCGTCCGCGGGGACGTAGATCGCCTGCATCGAGGTGATCGAGTGACCGCGCGTCGAGGTGATGCGCTCCTGGAGGAGGCCCATCTCGTCGGCCAGGTTCGGCTGGTAACCCACGGCGGACGGCATACGGCCGAGCAGCGTGGAGACCTCGGAACCGGCCTGCGTGAAGCGGAAGATGTTGTCGATGAAGAACAGCACGTCCTGCTTCTGGACGTCGCGGAAGTACTCGGCCATGGTGAGGCCGGCCAGCGCGACGCGCAGACGGGTGCCCGGGGGCTCGTCCATCTGGCCGAAGACCAGCGCGGTCTTGTCGATGACGCCGGACTCCGCCATCTCCTCGATGAGGTCGTTGCCCTCACGGGTACGCTCACCGACGCCCGCGAACACCGACACACCGTCGTGGTTGTTGGCGACGCGGTAGATCATTTCCTGGATCAGCACGGTCTTGCCGACACCGGCACCGCCAAACAGACCGATCTTGCCGCCCTTGACGTACGGGGTCAGCAGGTCGATGACCTTGATGCCGGTCTCGAACATCTCGGTCTTCGACTCGAGCTGGTCGAAGTTGGGCGCCTTGCGGTGGATCGCCCAGCGCTCGCCGACGTTGGCGTTCTCCTCGGGCTTGTTCAGCACCTCGCCGAGGGTGTTGAACACCTTGCCCTTGGTGAAGTCGCCGACCGGGACGGTGATGCCCTCGCCCGTGTCGGTCACCGGGGCCTGGCGGACCAGGCCGTCGGTGGGCTGCATCGAGATGGCGCGGACCAGGCCGTCACCCAGGTGCTGGGCGACCTCGAGGGTCAGCGTCTTGAGCGCGCCGTCCTGGGCCGGGTCGGCGACCTCGACGGTCAGCGCGTTGTAGATCTCCGGCATGGCGTCGACGGGGAACTCCACGTCGACGACCGGGCCGATCACCCGGGCGACGCGGCCCGTGGCAACGGCCGTCTCAACAGTGGTGGTCATTACTTGTCACTCCCCGCGTTCGCGTCGGCCAGCGCACTGGAGCCACCGACGATCTCGCTGATTTCCTGGGTGATTTCGGCCTGGCGGGCCGCGTTGGCAAGGCGGGAGAGCGTGTTGATCAGCTCTCCGGCGTTGTCGGTCGCCGACTTCATCGCGCGGCGCGTGGCGGCGTGCTTGGAGGCAGCCGACTGGAGCAGCGCGTTGTAGATACGGCTCTCGACGTAGCGGGGCAGCAGGGCGTCGAGGACGTCCTCCGCCGACGGCTCGAACTCGAAGAGCGGCTTGGCGTCGCCCTTCGTCCCCGACTCCGCGGCGACCTCGTCGAGGGCGAGCGGGAGCAGGCGGTCGTCGATCGGCGTCTGCGTCATCATCGAGACGAACTCGGTGAAGACGATGTGGAGCTCGTCCACACCACCCTCGGCCGTCTCCTTCTCGATGGCCGCGATCAGCGGCGCGGCGACCGCCTTGGCGTCCGCGTAGGAGGGCTCGTCCGTGAAGCCCGTCCACGAGTCCGTCACGGTCCGCTCGCGGAAGGCGTAGTGGGCCATGCCACGGCGGCCGACGATGTACGTGTCGACCTCCTTGCCCTCCTTCTCCAGCCGGTCCGTGAGCAGCTCCGCCGCCTTGATGGCGCTGGAGTTGAACGCGCCGGCCAGACCGCGGTCGCTGGTGAGCAGCAGCACCGCGGCACGGGTCGGCTTCTCCACCTCACTGGTCAGCGGGTGGTCGGCGCTCGCCCCGGCCGACACGGCGGTCACCGCGCGGGTGAGTTCCGTCGCGTACGGCATGGAGGCGGTCACCTTGCGCTGTGCCTTGATGATGCGCGAGGCGGCGATCATCTCCATCGCCCTGGTGATCTTCTTCGTCGCGGTGACGGACCGGATGCGACGCTTGTAGACCCGGAGCTGCGCTCCCATGAGTCAGGTCCCTTCCGTCGTCACTTGGCCGCGGTCGTCGGAGCGTCCTCGCCAAGAAGCGTGCCGTCCGAGGTCTCGAACTGCTTCTTGAACGCGGCGATGGCGTCGCCGACCGCCACGAGGGTGTCGTCCGACATCTTGCCGCCCTCCTTGATGGAGGTCATGAGGCCCTGCTCCTGGCGGTGCAGGTAGTCGAGGAGCTCGCGCTCGAAGCGGCGCACGTCCTCGACCGGCACGTCGTCCATCTTGCCGGTGGTACCGGCCCAGACGGAGACGACCTGGTCCTCGGTGGGCATCGGCTGGTACTGGTCCTGCTTGAGCAGTTCCACCAGACGCTGACCGCGGGCGAGCTGCTGCTTGGACGCGGCGTCCAGGTCCGAGCCGAAGGTCGCGAAGGCCTCCATCTCACGGAACTGGGCGAGGTCCAGACGCAGTCGGCCGGAGACCTGCTTCATCGCCTTGTGCTGGGCGGAACCACCCACGCGGGAGACGGAGATACCGACGTTCAGGGCCGGACGCTGGCCGGCGTTGAACAGGTCGGACTCCAGGAAGCACTGGCCGTCGGTGATGGAGATGACGTTGGTCGGGATGAACGCCGAGACGTCGTTCGCCTTGGTCTCGACGATCGGCAGACCGGTCATCGAGCCCGCGCCCATGTCGTCGGAGAGCTTGGCGCAGCGCTCCAGCAGACGGGAGTGGACGTAGAAGACGTCACCGGGGTACGCCTCGCGGCCCGGCGGGCGGCGCAGCAGCAGGGAGACGGCGCGGTAGGCGTCGGCCTGCTTCGAGAGGTCGTCGAAGATGATGAGGACGTGCTTGCCCTCGTACATCCACTGCTGGCCGATGGCCGAACCGGTGTAGGGCGCCAGGTACTTGAAGCCGGCCGGGTCGGACGCCGGGGCGGCGACGATGGTCGTGTACTCCAGCGCGCCGGCCTCTTCCAGGGCGCCGCGCACGGAGGCGACGGTCGAGCCCTTCTGGCCGATGGCGACGTAGATGCAGCGGACCTGCTTGTTCACGTCGCCCGAGCGCCAGTTGTCGCGCTGGTTGATGATCGTGTCGACGGCCAGCGCGGTCTTGCCGGTCTGCCGGTCACCGATGATCAGCTGGCGCTGACCGCGGCCGATCGGCGTCATGGCGTCGACGGCCTTGTAGCCGGTCTCCATCGGCTCGTGCACCGACTTGCGCTGCATGACCGTCGGGGCCTGCAGCTCGAGGGCGCGGCGACCGGTGGACTCGATCTCGCCGAGGCCGTCGATCGGCTGCCCGAGCGGGTCGACCACGCGGCCGAGGTAACCCTCGCCCACGGGCACGGAGAGGACCTCACCGGTACGGGTGACCGGCTGCCCCTCCTCGACACCGCTGAACTCGCCGAGGACGATGGCACCGATCTCGCGCTCCTCGAGGTTGAGGGCGAGACCGAGGGTGCCGTCCTCGAACTTGAGCAGCTCGTTGGCCATGGCCGAGGGAAGACCCTCGACCTTGGCGATACCGTCGCCGGCGACGGTGACCGTACCGACCTCCTCGCGCGAGGCCGCGTCCGGCTTGTACGCCTGGACAAAGTTCTCCAGCGCGTCCCGGATCTCCTCCGGCCGGATCGTGAGCTCCGCCATCTGGGTTCCCTGCTCTCCTTGTTGGGCCCGAAGTTCTTAGGGGGATCTGGGGGCTCCCCCAGAAACTCTGCATCTCTGCACGGCCCAACTCGGGCCGTTGATCTTGCTTCTGTTCTCTGACCGGGTACGTCCGGCGTCAGCCGGCCATCCGCCGACTCGCCTCGTCGAGACGGTCCGCGATGGAGCCGTTGATGACCTCGTCACCGACGTGGACCTTGATGCCGCCGACGACGGCGGGGTCCACCTCCAGGTTGAGGTGCATCGGGCGGCCGTAGAGCTTGGCCAGGGACGCGCCCAGGCGCTGCTTCTGCGGCTCGCTCAGCGGCACCGCCGAGGTCACCGTGGCGACCATCCGCCCGCGGCGCGCGGCGGCCAGCCGGGACAGGGACTCGAGTCCCTCTTCCAGGCTACGGCCACGCGGCCGGGTGACGAGCCGGGTGATCAGCCGGACCGTGACCTTGTCGGCACGGGTGCCGAGAAGGGAGTCCAGCAGCCCGGCCTTGGCGGCGTCCGAGGCGGCGGTGTCCGTGAGGGCGGCCCGCAGCGCGCTGTTGGAAGAGACGATCCGGGAGAACCGGAACACCTCGTCCTCCACGCTGTCGAGGGCGCCACGGCGCTGGGCCTCGGTGAGGTCGGCGTCGGCGGCCAGCTCCTCCAGGGCGTCCACCAGGTCGCGCGAACGCGACCAGCGGGTGCGCACCATGCCGGCCACCAGGTCGGCGGTGGTACCGCTGACCTGGCCGCCGAGGAGGCGCTCGACGAGCTGGGCCTTGGCCGCGCCCTCCTGCGCCGGGTCGGTGAGAACCCGGCGCAGCGAGACCTCGCGGTGGAGCAGCGCGGTGACGTCGGCCAGCTCGGCGGCGAGCGAGCCGGCGTCGACGGACGGGGTGTCCGTCAGCGCGTCGAGACGCTCACGTGCGGCAGCCAGTGCCTCTCGGCTCGCTCCGTTCATCGCGTGGCCTCGGCCTTCGTCGCGGCGTCGTCCAGTCCGTCGAGGAACCGGTCGATGGTGCGGCTCTGGCGGGCGTGCTCCTCCAGCGACTCACCGACGATCTTGCCGGCGAGCTCGGTGGCGAGCTGGCCCACGTCCTGCCGCAGCGACTGCGCGGCAGCCTTGCGGTCGGCCTCGATCTGCGTGTGACCGGCGGCGATGATCTCCTCGCGCTGGCGCTGGCCTTCCGCGCGCATCTCGGCGATGAGCGTGGCGCCCTGCTCCTGTGCCTCGGAGCGCAGCCGCGCCGCCTCGTGGCGGGCCTCGGCGAGCTGTGCCTTGTACTGCTCCAGCACGCTCTGGGCCTCGACCTGAGCCGCCTCGGCCTCCTCGATGCCACCGACGATCTTGTCGTGGCGCTCGTCCAGGACCTTGTTGATGCTCGGAAGCAGCTTCTTGGCGAAGACGAAGAAGATGATGGCGAAGCAGAGCAGGCCGATGACGACCTCGGGCCAGACCGGGAGCAGAGGGTTCTGCGGTTCCTCGGCAGCCAGGTACATCATGGTGGACCTTTCTGTCTTGATCGGGCTTTAGGACCGAACCGCCACTTAGCTGAGGATGAACGGAACGACGAAGCCGATGAGGGCGAGGGCCTCGACGACGGCGAAGCCGAGCAGCATGTTCTGACGGATCAGGCCGGCGGCCTCGGGCTGGCGGGCCATGGCCTGGACGCCGTTGCCGAAGATGATGCCGACGCCGACGCCGGGGCCGATCGCGGCGAGGCCGTAGCCGATGGTGCCGATGTTGCCGGTGACGGCCGCGAGGGTCTCAAAAGCAGCAGACATGTCCGTGGTTCCTTCTCTTAATGGGCCGGTGGGAGGTCTTTTCCACCGGACGTCTTAGGGGTGGTGGAGGTGGCTTCGGTCGCTCAGTGCGCTTCTTCGAGCGCCTGGGACAGGTAGGTCGCGGTCAGCACGGTGAACACGTAGGCCTGGAGCGCCTGGATGAACATCTCGAAGACGGTCAGGACCAGGGTCAGCGCGAACGACGCGGTGGCGTAGACCGTGCCGAGCAGGGTACCGAGCATGTACCACGTGGCGATCGTGAAGATCAGGATCAGGATGTGACCCGCGAACATGTTCGCGAAGAGCCGGACCGCCAGGGTGAAGGGACGAACGAAGATGTTCGACACGAACTCGATCGGCGTCAGGATGACGTAGATCGGCTTGGGCAGGCCGCTGGGCACGCAGAGGTTGCGGATGCCACCGACGAAACCGTTCGTCTTGAAGGTCACCGTCATGTAGACGATCCACACCATGAGGGCGAGACCGACCGGGAAGGCGATGACCGAGTTGACCGGGAACTGCGCCAGCGGGATCAGCGCCCACAGGTTCAGGATCCAGACGAAGAAGAAGAGGGAGACCAGGAAGGGGACGAAGGGCTCGCCCTTCTTGCCGATCGTCTCCCGGGCGATGCCGCTCCGGACGAAGTCGTACAGGATCTCCGCGACCATCTGGAACTTGCCCGGCACCAGCTTCGGCTTCGCGAACGCCGCCCAGAAGAAGGCGAGGATGACCACCGTGCCGATCAGGGCCAGCAGCATCGGCTTGTTGAAGTCGACCGGCCCGACGCTGAAGATCGGGTCGAACAAGAACGACCACACGCTCGGAGCCGGGAAACCGCAATCCTTGAAGAGGTGGCAGTCGGTCTCGAAGGCGAGCAACTGGTCACTACTCACCGCGAGCTCCTTCGATATGACGCATAGGTACGGCTTCCTCGATGTGTCGGCGTGGGACAGGACCACATGGCGGCACTGGACTGGGTGTCGCGGGAGGACGGAGCGTCCGGCGTGACGGCACTGGG
Coding sequences within it:
- a CDS encoding F0F1 ATP synthase subunit epsilon: MAAELHVELVAADRSVWSGEATLVVARLTTGDVGIMPGHQPLLGVLESGPVTIRTADGKTVAAAVHGGFLSFADDKLSVLAEIAELSGEIDVERAERALERAKAEADEAAHRRADVRLRAVASR
- the atpD gene encoding F0F1 ATP synthase subunit beta; protein product: MTTTVETAVATGRVARVIGPVVDVEFPVDAMPEIYNALTVEVADPAQDGALKTLTLEVAQHLGDGLVRAISMQPTDGLVRQAPVTDTGEGITVPVGDFTKGKVFNTLGEVLNKPEENANVGERWAIHRKAPNFDQLESKTEMFETGIKVIDLLTPYVKGGKIGLFGGAGVGKTVLIQEMIYRVANNHDGVSVFAGVGERTREGNDLIEEMAESGVIDKTALVFGQMDEPPGTRLRVALAGLTMAEYFRDVQKQDVLFFIDNIFRFTQAGSEVSTLLGRMPSAVGYQPNLADEMGLLQERITSTRGHSITSMQAIYVPADDLTDPAPATTFAHLDATTVLSRPISEKGIYPAVDPLDSTSRILDPRYIAKDHYEAAMRVKGILQKYKDLQDIIAILGMDELGEEDKLVVTRARRVERFLSQNTHVAKQFTGVDGSDVPLDESIAAFNAICDGEYDHFPEQAFFLCGGIEDLKANAKELGVS
- a CDS encoding F0F1 ATP synthase subunit gamma is translated as MGAQLRVYKRRIRSVTATKKITRAMEMIAASRIIKAQRKVTASMPYATELTRAVTAVSAGASADHPLTSEVEKPTRAAVLLLTSDRGLAGAFNSSAIKAAELLTDRLEKEGKEVDTYIVGRRGMAHYAFRERTVTDSWTGFTDEPSYADAKAVAAPLIAAIEKETAEGGVDELHIVFTEFVSMMTQTPIDDRLLPLALDEVAAESGTKGDAKPLFEFEPSAEDVLDALLPRYVESRIYNALLQSAASKHAATRRAMKSATDNAGELINTLSRLANAARQAEITQEISEIVGGSSALADANAGSDK
- the atpA gene encoding F0F1 ATP synthase subunit alpha, which produces MAELTIRPEEIRDALENFVQAYKPDAASREEVGTVTVAGDGIAKVEGLPSAMANELLKFEDGTLGLALNLEEREIGAIVLGEFSGVEEGQPVTRTGEVLSVPVGEGYLGRVVDPLGQPIDGLGEIESTGRRALELQAPTVMQRKSVHEPMETGYKAVDAMTPIGRGQRQLIIGDRQTGKTALAVDTIINQRDNWRSGDVNKQVRCIYVAIGQKGSTVASVRGALEEAGALEYTTIVAAPASDPAGFKYLAPYTGSAIGQQWMYEGKHVLIIFDDLSKQADAYRAVSLLLRRPPGREAYPGDVFYVHSRLLERCAKLSDDMGAGSMTGLPIVETKANDVSAFIPTNVISITDGQCFLESDLFNAGQRPALNVGISVSRVGGSAQHKAMKQVSGRLRLDLAQFREMEAFATFGSDLDAASKQQLARGQRLVELLKQDQYQPMPTEDQVVSVWAGTTGKMDDVPVEDVRRFERELLDYLHRQEQGLMTSIKEGGKMSDDTLVAVGDAIAAFKKQFETSDGTLLGEDAPTTAAK
- a CDS encoding F0F1 ATP synthase subunit delta yields the protein MNGASREALAAARERLDALTDTPSVDAGSLAAELADVTALLHREVSLRRVLTDPAQEGAAKAQLVERLLGGQVSGTTADLVAGMVRTRWSRSRDLVDALEELAADADLTEAQRRGALDSVEDEVFRFSRIVSSNSALRAALTDTAASDAAKAGLLDSLLGTRADKVTVRLITRLVTRPRGRSLEEGLESLSRLAAARRGRMVATVTSAVPLSEPQKQRLGASLAKLYGRPMHLNLEVDPAVVGGIKVHVGDEVINGSIADRLDEASRRMAG
- a CDS encoding F0F1 ATP synthase subunit B — encoded protein: MMYLAAEEPQNPLLPVWPEVVIGLLCFAIIFFVFAKKLLPSINKVLDERHDKIVGGIEEAEAAQVEAQSVLEQYKAQLAEARHEAARLRSEAQEQGATLIAEMRAEGQRQREEIIAAGHTQIEADRKAAAQSLRQDVGQLATELAGKIVGESLEEHARQSRTIDRFLDGLDDAATKAEATR
- the atpE gene encoding ATP synthase F0 subunit C; the encoded protein is MSAAFETLAAVTGNIGTIGYGLAAIGPGVGVGIIFGNGVQAMARQPEAAGLIRQNMLLGFAVVEALALIGFVVPFILS
- the atpB gene encoding F0F1 ATP synthase subunit A, which produces MSKELAVSSDQLLAFETDCHLFKDCGFPAPSVWSFLFDPIFSVGPVDFNKPMLLALIGTVVILAFFWAAFAKPKLVPGKFQMVAEILYDFVRSGIARETIGKKGEPFVPFLVSLFFFVWILNLWALIPLAQFPVNSVIAFPVGLALMVWIVYMTVTFKTNGFVGGIRNLCVPSGLPKPIYVILTPIEFVSNIFVRPFTLAVRLFANMFAGHILILIFTIATWYMLGTLLGTVYATASFALTLVLTVFEMFIQALQAYVFTVLTATYLSQALEEAH